A window of Lysobacter terrestris contains these coding sequences:
- a CDS encoding Lrp/AsnC family transcriptional regulator, with amino-acid sequence MKKLDDIDRRLIALLQDNARLSTVQLAKAVGLSRSAVQERIARLEQSGVIAQYTVRLGSGGDPLRAWLLLRYADGFSCDDVMPQLEALPQVQSCHSVAGETDMLVLVQAETPSMLSDLREAVAGFKGIDDVTTLPVLRTLLER; translated from the coding sequence ATGAAGAAACTCGACGACATCGACCGTCGCCTGATCGCGCTGCTGCAGGACAACGCACGCCTGTCGACGGTGCAGTTGGCCAAGGCCGTGGGCCTCTCGCGCAGCGCCGTGCAGGAGCGGATCGCGCGGCTCGAGCAGTCTGGCGTGATCGCGCAGTACACCGTGCGCCTGGGCAGCGGCGGCGATCCGCTGCGCGCGTGGCTGCTGCTGCGCTACGCCGATGGCTTCAGCTGCGACGACGTGATGCCGCAACTGGAGGCGCTGCCGCAGGTGCAGTCCTGCCACAGCGTCGCCGGCGAAACCGACATGCTGGTGCTGGTGCAGGCCGAGACGCCGTCGATGCTGTCGGACCTGCGCGAGGCGGTGGCCGGCTTCAAGGGCATCGACGACGTGACCACGCTGCCGGTGTTGCGCACGCTGTTGGAGCGGTGA
- a CDS encoding cysteine hydrolase family protein — MPLVLDARTALIPIDMQRGFDLDPARSNNPAIEANGRRLLSAWRAAGLPLIHVRHDSVKPGSVFAPGQPGNALRPGFEPQGSEPLVTKSVNAAFIGTDLDLRLRRLGVEQVVLFGLVTDMCVSTTARVAANLGYRTVVVGDACACFALPDADGRLIAAEEIHRAHLATLRAEFARVVDTADVLAVLGARGHAEAAAA; from the coding sequence ATGCCCCTTGTCCTCGACGCCCGCACCGCCCTGATCCCGATCGACATGCAGCGTGGTTTCGACCTCGACCCCGCACGCAGCAACAATCCCGCGATCGAAGCCAACGGTCGCCGCCTGCTGTCGGCGTGGCGTGCCGCCGGCCTGCCGCTGATCCACGTGCGCCACGACTCGGTCAAGCCGGGTTCGGTGTTCGCGCCGGGCCAGCCGGGCAATGCCCTGCGCCCCGGTTTCGAGCCGCAGGGCAGCGAGCCGCTGGTCACCAAGTCGGTCAACGCCGCCTTCATCGGCACCGACCTCGACCTGCGCCTGCGCCGGCTGGGCGTGGAGCAGGTGGTGCTGTTCGGCCTGGTCACCGACATGTGCGTGTCGACCACCGCGCGGGTCGCGGCCAACCTGGGCTACCGCACGGTGGTCGTCGGCGACGCCTGCGCCTGCTTCGCCCTGCCCGACGCCGACGGCCGCCTGATTGCGGCCGAGGAGATCCACCGCGCCCACCTCGCCACCCTGCGCGCGGAGTTCGCACGCGTCGTCGATACGGCAGACGTGCTCGCGGTGCTCGGCGCACGCGGCCACGCCGAAGCGGCCGCCGCCTAG
- a CDS encoding DUF3297 family protein, with the protein MSDTPPDHLSNDPRSKFYDETVLERGIGIRFNGVERHNVEEYCISEGWVKLPVGKSLDRRGQPMTMKVKGTVEAWFLNPAPQAGE; encoded by the coding sequence ATGTCCGACACGCCTCCCGACCACCTCTCCAACGACCCACGCAGCAAGTTCTACGACGAGACTGTCCTCGAACGCGGCATCGGCATCCGTTTCAATGGCGTCGAGCGCCACAACGTCGAGGAATACTGCATCAGCGAAGGCTGGGTGAAGTTGCCGGTCGGCAAGTCGCTCGACCGCCGCGGCCAGCCGATGACGATGAAGGTGAAGGGCACGGTCGAAGCGTGGTTCCTCAACCCGGCGCCGCAGGCCGGCGAGTGA
- a CDS encoding ABC transporter permease has translation MNVHAIRAIYRFEMARTFRTLMESILSPVLSTSLYFIVFGAAIGSRMGEVDGVGYGAFIIPGLVMLSLLNESVSNASFGIYLPKWSGTIYELLSAPVSTTEILLGYVGAAATKSLMLGTLILLTARFFVPYEIAHPGWMLCFLVLTALSFSLFGFIVGVWADSFQKLQVIPLLILTPLTFLGGAFYSITMLPPLWQKVALFNPVVYLISGMRWSFYGVSDVNIGVSAAAIVGFLALCLALIAWIFRTGYRLKA, from the coding sequence ATGAACGTGCACGCGATCCGCGCGATCTACCGCTTCGAGATGGCGCGCACCTTCCGCACCCTGATGGAGTCGATCCTGTCGCCGGTGCTGTCGACCTCGCTGTACTTCATCGTGTTCGGCGCGGCGATCGGCTCGCGCATGGGCGAGGTCGACGGCGTCGGCTACGGCGCCTTCATCATCCCCGGCCTGGTGATGCTGTCGCTGCTCAACGAGAGCGTGTCCAACGCCTCGTTCGGCATCTATCTGCCGAAGTGGTCGGGCACGATCTACGAGCTGCTGTCCGCGCCGGTGTCGACCACCGAGATCCTGCTCGGCTACGTCGGCGCCGCGGCGACCAAGTCGCTGATGCTGGGCACGCTGATCCTGCTGACCGCGCGCTTCTTCGTGCCGTACGAGATCGCGCACCCCGGGTGGATGCTCTGCTTCCTGGTGCTGACCGCGCTGAGCTTCAGCCTGTTCGGTTTCATCGTCGGGGTGTGGGCCGACAGCTTCCAGAAGCTGCAGGTGATCCCGCTGCTGATCCTGACGCCGCTGACCTTCCTCGGCGGCGCGTTCTATTCGATCACCATGCTGCCGCCGCTGTGGCAGAAGGTCGCGCTGTTCAACCCGGTGGTGTACCTGATCAGCGGCATGCGCTGGAGCTTCTACGGGGTCAGCGACGTCAACATCGGCGTGAGCGCGGCGGCGATCGTGGGTTTCCTGGCGCTGTGCCTGGCGCTGATCGCGTGGATCTTCCGCACCGGGTATCGGCTTAAGGCGTAG
- a CDS encoding ABC transporter ATP-binding protein: MDAVVSIRDVSKTYASGHVALKHVDLDIRRGEIFALLGPNGAGKTTLISIVCGIVNASTGTVLADGHDIVRDYRAARAAIGLVPQELSTDAFETVWATVSFSRGLFGKAPNAAHLEKVLRDLSLWDKRDAKIMTLSGGMKRRVLIAKALAHEPRILFLDEPTAGVDVELRRDMWQMVRALRESGVTIILTTHYIEEAEEMADRIGVISNGELIVVEDKHVLMRKLGKKQLTLQLQEPLAAVPPALADFALELADEGHALVYTFDTQREQTGIATLMRRLNEQGIDFRDLHSSESSLEEIFVSLVHGNNGARA; encoded by the coding sequence ATGGATGCCGTCGTTTCCATCCGCGACGTGAGCAAGACCTATGCGTCCGGCCACGTCGCGCTCAAGCACGTCGACCTCGACATCCGCCGCGGCGAGATCTTCGCCCTGCTCGGGCCCAACGGCGCCGGCAAGACCACGCTGATCAGCATCGTCTGCGGCATCGTCAATGCCAGTACCGGCACCGTGCTCGCCGATGGCCACGATATCGTGCGCGACTACCGCGCGGCGCGCGCGGCGATCGGGCTGGTGCCGCAGGAGCTGTCGACCGACGCGTTCGAAACGGTGTGGGCGACGGTGAGCTTCAGTCGCGGCCTGTTCGGCAAGGCGCCGAACGCGGCGCACCTGGAGAAGGTGCTGCGCGACCTCTCGCTGTGGGACAAGCGCGACGCCAAGATCATGACCCTGTCCGGCGGCATGAAGCGGCGCGTGCTGATCGCCAAGGCGCTGGCGCACGAACCGCGGATCCTGTTCCTCGACGAGCCCACCGCCGGCGTCGACGTCGAGCTGCGCCGCGACATGTGGCAGATGGTGCGCGCGCTGCGCGAGAGCGGCGTCACCATCATCCTGACCACGCACTACATCGAGGAAGCCGAGGAGATGGCCGACCGCATCGGCGTCATCAGCAACGGCGAGCTGATCGTGGTCGAGGACAAGCACGTGCTGATGCGCAAGCTCGGCAAGAAGCAGCTGACCCTGCAGCTGCAGGAGCCGCTGGCCGCGGTGCCGCCCGCGCTGGCCGACTTCGCCCTGGAACTGGCCGACGAGGGCCACGCCCTGGTCTACACCTTCGACACCCAGCGCGAGCAGACCGGCATCGCCACGCTGATGCGCCGGCTCAACGAGCAGGGCATCGACTTCAGGGACCTGCATTCCAGCGAGAGCTCGCTGGAGGAGATCTTCGTCAGCCTGGTCCACGGCAACAACGGGGCCCGCGCATGA
- a CDS encoding DUF2798 domain-containing protein: MLTPRQAQFAFVPLMVTVMSAVISLVMTTVHHGLRPGLLQAWLGNWGLAFVVALPVAWVTVPTVRALLARLTDTAPPRPSRGLGEMG, encoded by the coding sequence ATGCTCACGCCACGCCAGGCCCAGTTCGCCTTCGTCCCGCTGATGGTCACCGTGATGTCGGCCGTCATCAGCCTGGTCATGACCACGGTCCACCACGGCCTGCGTCCCGGCCTGCTGCAGGCGTGGCTGGGCAATTGGGGCCTCGCCTTCGTCGTCGCCTTGCCGGTGGCGTGGGTGACCGTACCGACCGTGCGTGCGCTGCTCGCGCGCCTGACCGATACCGCGCCGCCACGGCCGTCGCGCGGCCTGGGCGAGATGGGCTGA
- a CDS encoding RcnB family protein: protein MKRILLAASFAALLLSTSVAFAGGKGHGHGGGHDGHPPGKHKGWHKDYRKGERIEVVYLEPRYYVEDYRHYHLSAPPPGHRWVRHPDGRYILVAVATGIIADILLHH from the coding sequence ATGAAACGCATCCTGCTCGCGGCTTCCTTCGCCGCACTGCTGCTCTCCACGTCCGTCGCTTTCGCCGGCGGCAAGGGCCACGGCCATGGCGGCGGCCACGACGGACACCCGCCGGGCAAGCACAAGGGCTGGCACAAGGACTACCGCAAGGGCGAGCGCATCGAGGTGGTCTACCTCGAACCGCGCTACTACGTCGAGGACTACCGCCACTACCACCTGTCCGCGCCGCCGCCGGGCCACCGCTGGGTCCGCCATCCGGACGGCCGCTACATCCTGGTCGCCGTGGCCACCGGCATCATCGCCGACATCCTGCTGCACCACTGA
- a CDS encoding RcnB family protein, producing MKRLLLATSLVLACLAAPAAFAGDHHRHHDRHHYDDDDDRDDDDRGYYRQSYKHRGWERRDYRRGERIEVVYVEPRYYVDDYEYYHLRRPPSGHRWIRTDDGRYILVAVATGIIADILLHH from the coding sequence ATGAAGCGCCTGTTGCTCGCCACCTCGCTCGTGCTCGCCTGCCTCGCCGCCCCGGCGGCGTTCGCGGGCGACCACCACCGCCACCACGATCGCCATCATTACGACGATGACGACGATCGGGACGACGACGATCGCGGCTACTACCGCCAGTCGTACAAGCACAGGGGCTGGGAGCGCCGGGACTACCGTCGCGGCGAACGCATCGAAGTGGTGTACGTGGAGCCGCGCTACTACGTGGACGACTACGAGTACTACCACCTGCGCCGTCCGCCGTCCGGCCACCGCTGGATCCGCACCGACGACGGCCGCTACATCCTCGTCGCCGTGGCCACCGGCATCATCGCCGACATCCTGCTGCACCACTGA
- a CDS encoding PepSY domain-containing protein codes for MSLRRLQPPPAYTRVNDVKFADGVWKADARSANGNRVDVRVDASTGEVYPDEQVANLSEADVRAQLAAAGYTHVHDVDYEDGIWNAEADDPQGKDVEVKIDPKTGKVIGKEKD; via the coding sequence GTGTCGCTGCGAAGACTGCAGCCTCCCCCCGCCTACACCAGGGTCAACGACGTGAAGTTCGCGGACGGCGTGTGGAAGGCCGACGCGCGCAGCGCCAACGGCAACCGCGTCGACGTACGCGTGGACGCGTCCACCGGCGAGGTCTATCCCGACGAGCAGGTCGCCAACCTCAGCGAAGCCGACGTGCGCGCGCAACTGGCCGCGGCCGGCTACACCCACGTGCACGACGTCGACTACGAGGACGGCATCTGGAACGCCGAGGCGGACGATCCGCAGGGCAAGGACGTGGAAGTGAAGATCGACCCGAAGACCGGCAAGGTGATCGGCAAGGAAAAGGACTGA
- a CDS encoding DUF1993 domain-containing protein gives MPLSMYDASVPVFARTLRNLDRVLAKGEAYARERGADPDALLQSRLIFDMLPLVRQVQIATDMATRGASRLAGEETRSVEDNETTFAQLHARIAAALAHIEGFAPAQFVDSESRAITVKSRRGDLDFDGRSYLFEYVLPNLYFHATTAYNLLRQAGVAIGKADYLGVA, from the coding sequence ATGCCCCTGTCGATGTACGACGCCTCCGTTCCCGTCTTCGCCCGCACCCTGCGCAACCTCGACCGCGTGCTCGCCAAGGGCGAGGCCTACGCGCGTGAACGCGGCGCCGACCCCGACGCGCTGCTGCAGTCGCGCCTGATCTTCGACATGCTGCCGCTGGTACGGCAGGTGCAGATCGCCACCGACATGGCCACGCGCGGTGCCTCGCGCCTGGCCGGCGAGGAGACACGCAGCGTCGAGGACAACGAGACCACCTTCGCCCAGCTGCATGCGCGCATCGCCGCCGCCCTCGCGCACATCGAGGGCTTCGCGCCCGCGCAGTTCGTCGACAGCGAAAGCCGCGCGATCACGGTCAAGAGCCGTCGCGGCGACCTCGATTTCGACGGCCGCAGCTACCTGTTCGAATACGTCCTGCCGAACCTGTACTTCCACGCCACCACCGCCTACAACCTGCTGCGCCAGGCGGGCGTGGCGATCGGCAAGGCCGATTACCTCGGCGTGGCCTGA
- a CDS encoding DUF3016 domain-containing protein — MRSKPLLPLLLAAGLAGGLLANHDAAARLRYVTDADAPRALAAAGPVDVRWDDPANFAEIRYSSNRIESRRGDWVEQLARHVRDYAAPRLPAGERLEVTLTDVDLAGDYEPWRGPQFLDTRFLRDIYPPRISLQFTRTDANGTVIAQGERKLRDPGYLIGTSLVSNDPLKYEERMLERWLARELPAPARSVSTR; from the coding sequence ATGCGCTCGAAGCCCCTCCTCCCCCTGCTGCTCGCGGCGGGCCTGGCGGGTGGACTGCTCGCCAACCACGACGCCGCCGCACGCCTGCGTTACGTCACCGACGCCGATGCGCCACGCGCGCTGGCCGCGGCTGGCCCGGTCGACGTGCGCTGGGACGATCCGGCGAACTTCGCCGAGATCCGCTACAGCTCCAACCGCATCGAATCGCGCCGCGGCGACTGGGTCGAACAACTGGCCCGGCACGTGCGCGACTACGCCGCGCCGCGCCTGCCCGCCGGCGAACGCCTGGAAGTGACCCTCACCGACGTCGACCTCGCCGGCGACTACGAGCCCTGGCGCGGCCCGCAGTTCCTCGACACGCGCTTCCTGCGCGACATCTATCCGCCGCGCATCAGCCTGCAGTTCACCCGCACCGACGCGAACGGCACCGTCATCGCGCAGGGCGAACGCAAGCTGCGCGACCCGGGTTACCTGATCGGCACCAGCCTGGTGTCCAACGATCCGCTCAAGTACGAGGAGCGCATGCTCGAGCGCTGGCTCGCGCGCGAACTGCCGGCGCCCGCGCGGAGCGTCTCCACGCGCTAG
- a CDS encoding aminopeptidase, whose translation MKSRLIATALAAAVLAALAACQREAAPEAAPAADAAAPAATAPAAEPAKAAYTDLEQLAQRVVTQSAAVKEGEVVLITGRTSDAELLENIAVNVRKVGGFPLIEYGSDRLDKRMFFDVPDKYDTQASVLGSKLADMVNVVISVGNDATENLFEGADPKRLAARGKTGEPVMQKFLRKVRNIEIGNNLYPTPWRAERYGLAQDELARTFWNGVNLDYSELQTRGAQVKGAIAAGGEVHITNPNGTDLKLSVKGRPVLVSDGVVSAEDMKAGAAAAAAYLPAGEVYTTPVAGSAEGKVVATRLYFRGKEVSNLTLTVSGGKVTAMSGEGPGYADLKAGYDAVQDPRKDQFGFIDIGINPNVQLPATSKVGNWVPAGSVTVGTGVNIWAGGDNSVPYGLVMFLPGSTVTLDGKAIVENGALKL comes from the coding sequence ATGAAATCTCGCCTCATTGCCACTGCACTGGCCGCGGCGGTCCTTGCCGCGCTCGCCGCCTGCCAACGTGAAGCAGCGCCGGAAGCCGCCCCCGCCGCCGACGCCGCGGCCCCCGCCGCCACCGCACCTGCGGCGGAACCGGCCAAGGCCGCCTACACCGACCTCGAACAACTCGCCCAGCGCGTCGTCACCCAGAGCGCCGCGGTGAAGGAGGGCGAGGTCGTGCTGATCACGGGCCGCACCAGCGACGCCGAGCTGCTGGAGAACATCGCGGTCAACGTGCGCAAGGTCGGCGGCTTCCCGCTGATCGAGTACGGCAGCGACCGCCTCGACAAGCGCATGTTCTTCGACGTGCCCGACAAGTACGACACGCAGGCGAGCGTGCTCGGCAGCAAGCTCGCCGACATGGTCAACGTGGTGATCTCGGTGGGCAACGATGCCACCGAGAACCTGTTCGAAGGCGCCGATCCCAAGCGCCTGGCCGCGCGCGGCAAGACCGGCGAGCCGGTGATGCAGAAGTTCCTGCGCAAGGTGCGCAACATCGAGATCGGCAACAACCTGTATCCGACGCCGTGGCGCGCCGAGCGTTACGGCCTCGCCCAGGACGAGCTCGCGCGCACGTTCTGGAACGGCGTCAACCTCGACTACAGCGAACTGCAGACGCGCGGCGCGCAGGTGAAAGGCGCGATTGCCGCGGGCGGCGAGGTGCACATCACCAACCCCAACGGCACCGACCTCAAGCTGAGCGTGAAGGGCCGCCCGGTGCTGGTCAGCGATGGCGTGGTCAGTGCCGAGGACATGAAGGCCGGCGCCGCCGCCGCGGCCGCGTACCTGCCGGCGGGCGAGGTCTACACCACCCCGGTTGCCGGCAGCGCCGAAGGCAAGGTGGTCGCCACGCGCCTGTACTTCCGCGGCAAGGAAGTGAGCAACCTCACGCTAACGGTGAGCGGTGGCAAGGTGACCGCGATGAGCGGGGAAGGGCCGGGCTACGCCGACCTCAAGGCCGGCTACGACGCGGTCCAGGATCCGCGCAAGGACCAGTTCGGTTTCATCGACATCGGCATCAACCCGAACGTGCAGCTGCCGGCGACGAGCAAGGTCGGCAACTGGGTGCCGGCCGGATCGGTGACCGTGGGCACGGGCGTCAACATCTGGGCCGGCGGCGACAACTCGGTGCCGTACGGGCTGGTGATGTTCCTGCCGGGCAGCACGGTGACGCTCGATGGCAAGGCCATCGTCGAGAACGGCGCGCTGAAGCTGTAG
- a CDS encoding M28 family metallopeptidase — translation MNTTPARRALAASLLSLSVACVLQPALAASPKAPSFDTKRLSEQVKVLSSDAFEGRGPATAGETRTIEYVSAQMQAAGLQPGGDMKDGKRLWTQAVPLLRAEITGTPTLSLSEGGKAQALTQGEQIAVRAPLNGASHVTIKNVPLVFAGYGVKAPERNWDDFKGMDVKGKILVVLINDPDFETGTGDFGGKAMTYYGRWTYKFEEAARQGAAGLLIVHETDPASYGWATVKNSNTNTMFDVVRDDPAAVHAPLEGWIQRDFAVSLFKQAGLDFDALKQQAQTRDFQPVEIKGATFSADYDADSKVITSQNIVGLLEGSKKPDEYVMYSAHWDHLGVGQPDAKGDRIYNGAVDNATGTAALIELGRAFAHAKKKPERSIVFLNVTAEEKGLLGSEYYSSKPLYPLGKTVGVINMDALDPHGPARDFNISGSAKLELLDRLVATAAKWNMHYSPDPKPEAGHFFRSDHFPFAKRGVPAISFGSGDDRIDGGVAASKAWSEMYTRDRYHQPADEWEASWPFTGMARDLQVLYTLGSDLANSSAWPNWAPDSEFRAARDASADARK, via the coding sequence ATGAACACCACACCCGCCCGGCGCGCGTTGGCCGCTTCCCTGTTGTCCCTCTCCGTGGCGTGCGTGCTGCAGCCGGCCCTGGCCGCCAGCCCGAAGGCGCCGAGCTTCGACACCAAGCGCCTGTCCGAACAGGTGAAGGTGCTGTCGTCCGACGCATTCGAAGGCCGTGGTCCGGCCACCGCGGGTGAAACCAGGACGATCGAATACGTGTCCGCGCAGATGCAGGCCGCCGGCCTGCAGCCGGGCGGCGACATGAAGGACGGCAAGCGCCTGTGGACGCAGGCGGTGCCGCTGCTGCGCGCCGAGATCACCGGCACGCCGACGCTGTCGCTGAGCGAAGGCGGCAAGGCGCAGGCGCTGACCCAAGGCGAGCAGATCGCCGTGCGTGCCCCGCTCAACGGTGCCTCGCACGTCACCATCAAGAACGTGCCGCTGGTGTTCGCCGGTTACGGCGTCAAGGCGCCGGAGCGCAACTGGGACGACTTCAAGGGCATGGATGTGAAGGGCAAGATCCTCGTCGTCCTGATCAACGATCCGGATTTTGAAACCGGCACGGGCGACTTCGGCGGCAAGGCGATGACCTACTACGGTCGCTGGACCTACAAGTTCGAAGAAGCCGCGCGCCAGGGCGCCGCCGGCCTGCTGATCGTGCACGAGACCGATCCGGCCTCCTACGGCTGGGCGACGGTGAAGAACTCCAACACCAACACCATGTTCGACGTCGTGCGCGACGATCCGGCCGCGGTGCACGCGCCGCTGGAGGGCTGGATCCAGCGCGACTTCGCGGTGAGCCTGTTCAAGCAGGCCGGCCTCGACTTCGACGCGCTGAAGCAGCAGGCGCAGACGCGCGACTTCCAGCCGGTCGAGATCAAGGGCGCGACCTTCAGCGCCGACTACGACGCCGACTCCAAGGTCATCACCTCGCAGAACATCGTTGGTCTGCTCGAAGGCAGCAAGAAGCCCGATGAGTACGTGATGTACAGCGCGCACTGGGACCACCTCGGCGTCGGCCAGCCTGACGCCAAGGGCGACCGCATCTACAACGGCGCGGTCGACAACGCCACCGGCACCGCCGCGCTGATCGAACTCGGCCGCGCCTTCGCCCACGCGAAGAAGAAGCCCGAGCGTTCGATCGTGTTCCTCAACGTCACCGCGGAGGAGAAGGGCCTGCTGGGCTCGGAGTACTACTCGTCCAAGCCGCTGTACCCGCTGGGCAAGACCGTGGGCGTGATCAACATGGACGCGCTTGATCCGCACGGCCCGGCGCGCGACTTCAACATCTCCGGCAGCGCCAAGCTGGAACTGCTCGACCGGCTCGTCGCCACCGCGGCGAAGTGGAACATGCACTATTCGCCCGATCCCAAGCCCGAGGCGGGCCACTTCTTCCGCTCCGACCACTTCCCGTTCGCCAAGCGCGGCGTGCCGGCGATCTCGTTCGGCTCGGGCGACGACCGCATCGACGGCGGTGTCGCCGCGAGCAAGGCGTGGAGCGAGATGTACACCCGCGACCGTTACCACCAGCCCGCCGACGAATGGGAAGCCAGCTGGCCGTTCACCGGCATGGCGCGCGACCTGCAGGTGCTGTACACGCTGGGCAGCGACCTCGCCAATTCCAGCGCGTGGCCGAACTGGGCGCCGGACTCCGAGTTCCGCGCCGCCCGCGATGCCAGCGCGGACGCGCGCAAGTAA
- the ltaE gene encoding low-specificity L-threonine aldolase, with translation MDWIDLRSDTVTRPTAAMREAMLRAEVGDDVYGEDPTVNALQQRLADELGFEAGLFAPSGTQANLLALLAHCQRGDEYVVGMDAHTYKYEGGGAAVFGSIQPQPIVHAADGTLPLEVVAQAIKPHDPHFARTRLLCLENTWHGRPLPHDYLREARALCDRHGLALHLDGARLYNAAVADGVAPRAIARHFDSVSVCLSKGLGAPVGSVLLGTRALVGEARRWRKVAGGGMRQAGLLAAAGLHALDHHVARLADDHRRAAQLAAALGDVPGIAVAGQHTNMLFIDVPAERLAALRQHMDAASIRLSIGYAPRVRLVTHLDIGDADIAHVVQAFHAFARAG, from the coding sequence ATGGACTGGATCGACCTGCGCAGCGACACCGTCACCCGCCCGACCGCCGCGATGCGCGAGGCCATGCTGCGCGCGGAGGTCGGCGACGACGTGTACGGCGAGGACCCGACCGTCAATGCGCTGCAGCAACGCCTCGCCGACGAGCTGGGGTTCGAAGCCGGCCTGTTCGCGCCCAGCGGCACGCAGGCGAACCTGCTCGCGCTGCTGGCGCATTGCCAGCGCGGCGACGAGTACGTGGTCGGGATGGACGCGCACACCTACAAGTACGAAGGCGGCGGCGCGGCGGTGTTCGGTTCGATCCAGCCGCAGCCGATCGTGCACGCGGCGGACGGCACGCTGCCGCTGGAGGTCGTCGCGCAGGCGATCAAGCCGCACGATCCGCACTTCGCCCGCACGCGCCTGCTGTGCCTGGAGAACACCTGGCACGGCCGGCCCTTGCCGCACGATTACCTGCGCGAGGCGCGCGCGCTGTGCGATCGCCACGGTCTCGCCCTGCACCTGGACGGCGCGCGGCTCTACAACGCCGCGGTCGCCGATGGCGTGGCGCCGCGCGCGATCGCGCGCCACTTCGACAGCGTGTCGGTGTGCCTGTCGAAGGGGCTGGGCGCGCCGGTGGGCTCGGTGCTGCTGGGCACGCGCGCGCTGGTGGGCGAGGCGCGGCGCTGGCGCAAGGTCGCCGGCGGTGGCATGCGCCAGGCCGGCCTGCTGGCGGCGGCGGGACTGCATGCGCTCGACCACCACGTCGCGCGCCTGGCCGACGACCACCGTCGCGCCGCGCAACTCGCCGCGGCGCTGGGCGACGTGCCCGGCATCGCCGTGGCCGGGCAGCACACCAACATGCTGTTCATCGACGTACCGGCGGAACGCCTGGCCGCGCTGCGCCAGCACATGGACGCGGCGTCGATCCGGTTGTCGATCGGTTATGCGCCGCGGGTGCGGCTGGTCACGCACCTGGACATCGGCGACGCCGACATCGCCCACGTGGTGCAGGCCTTCCACGCGTTCGCCCGCGCCGGCTGA
- a CDS encoding DUF6630 family protein, whose product MSTQRDYDPDDNFARAFDPEADIDEDAAVEALAWQLLLLINPDDEDAAMQQFAAARDALDEGTDAADALRDVIDWKSGFFVENEDPGGLIEVLDELAARFNLRIDWGVEDPSDEDFLSDAEVPSLIGTAFDRLREHHYTLWTYEAGGEHHAGFITRQRDDEALPIVAGALGLHVRPGAG is encoded by the coding sequence ATGAGCACCCAACGCGATTACGACCCGGACGACAACTTCGCCCGCGCGTTCGACCCGGAAGCCGACATCGACGAGGACGCCGCCGTCGAGGCATTGGCGTGGCAGTTGCTGCTGCTGATCAATCCCGACGACGAGGATGCGGCGATGCAGCAGTTCGCCGCGGCCCGCGATGCGCTCGACGAAGGCACCGACGCGGCCGACGCGCTGCGCGACGTGATCGATTGGAAATCCGGCTTCTTCGTCGAGAACGAGGACCCCGGCGGCCTGATCGAAGTGCTCGACGAACTCGCCGCGCGCTTCAACCTGCGCATCGACTGGGGCGTTGAGGATCCTTCGGACGAGGACTTCCTCTCCGATGCGGAAGTGCCGTCGCTGATCGGCACCGCCTTCGACCGCCTGCGCGAGCACCACTACACGCTGTGGACCTACGAAGCCGGCGGCGAACACCACGCCGGCTTCATCACCCGCCAGCGCGACGACGAGGCGTTGCCGATCGTCGCCGGTGCGCTCGGGCTGCATGTGCGGCCTGGCGCGGGCTGA